DNA sequence from the Nocardioides jiangxiensis genome:
AAGCTGGCGGAGGACGTGCAGGAGCTGGGCTTCGTCGAGTCCAACCCGAAGCAGGACGGCCGCAACATGATCATGGTGCTCGGCCCGAACAAGAAGAAGGCCGAGGCCAAGGTGGACGTCGAGGCGGAGAAGGCTGAGAAGATCGCCGCCCGCGACGCCGACAAGGCCGCCGAGCAGGCGTCGCGTGAGGCCACCAAGCCCACCGAGCCCAAGGTGAAGAAGGCCAAGCGCGCCAACGAGGCGCTCGACCCCGACATCGACCTCTGACGAGATCCCCCTCGTCACGCGAACAGTAAGAGATAGAGAGCAAAGAGATGCCGAAGAACAAGACGCACTCCGGTGCCAGCAAGCGCTTCAAGGTCACCGGCTCGGGCAAGATCCTGCGCGAGAAGGCTGGCAAGCGTCACAACCTCGAGAAGAAGGCCTCCAAGGTCACCCGCCGCATGACCGGCACCGTCGAGCTGGCCAAGGCTGACAACGCTCGCGCCAAGAAGCTTCTGGGTCTCTGACCTTCCCTTCCCCTCAACTTCCCGCAGCCTGAGCAGGCGGCGGGGCTAGCA
Encoded proteins:
- the rpmI gene encoding 50S ribosomal protein L35, which encodes MPKNKTHSGASKRFKVTGSGKILREKAGKRHNLEKKASKVTRRMTGTVELAKADNARAKKLLGL